From the genome of Calditrichota bacterium, one region includes:
- the corA gene encoding magnesium/cobalt transporter CorA, whose translation MTHQRMKPHSKKAGLPPGTPIYTDERKIEKVKIEVIDYQKDRFEEYQFKTVEECFPFKNKPSTTWINICGLHDVAVIEKIGEHFEIHPLVVEDIVHLEQRAKMEEFDSYLYFVLRMFSFQDGNFDDEQISIILGKNYVITFQEKSGDVFDVIRERIKSGKNRINREKADYLAYSLIDVIVDNYFVILEKIGEQIEDLEDELLVSPTTKSLHKIHSFKRKILSLRRSVWPLRDVISRFERIESRIVNQSTQIYIRDVYDHTVQIIDTMENYRDILAAMMDIYLSSVSNRMNEIMKVLTIIATIFIPLTFIAGIYGMNFKYMPEVRWHWGYPAALFVMLVIAVIMLVYFRRKKWL comes from the coding sequence ATGACACACCAAAGAATGAAACCCCACTCAAAAAAGGCTGGCTTGCCGCCAGGAACGCCGATTTATACTGATGAAAGAAAGATTGAGAAAGTAAAAATTGAAGTGATCGATTATCAGAAGGATCGGTTTGAAGAATATCAGTTCAAAACAGTTGAAGAATGTTTCCCGTTTAAAAATAAGCCGTCGACAACCTGGATAAATATTTGTGGCTTGCACGATGTGGCGGTAATTGAAAAAATTGGTGAACATTTTGAAATTCATCCGCTTGTTGTAGAAGATATTGTGCATCTGGAACAGCGGGCGAAAATGGAGGAATTTGATTCCTACCTTTATTTTGTACTGCGGATGTTTTCATTCCAGGACGGCAACTTCGATGATGAGCAGATTAGCATTATTCTGGGAAAAAATTATGTGATTACATTTCAGGAAAAATCCGGCGATGTTTTTGATGTCATTCGCGAGAGAATCAAAAGCGGAAAAAATCGTATTAACCGAGAGAAGGCGGACTATCTGGCTTATAGTTTAATCGATGTTATTGTGGATAATTACTTTGTCATTCTGGAAAAGATTGGCGAGCAGATTGAAGATTTGGAGGATGAGTTGTTGGTGAGCCCAACGACGAAAAGTCTGCACAAAATTCACAGTTTTAAACGGAAAATTTTATCCTTGCGCCGCTCGGTCTGGCCCCTGCGCGATGTGATCAGCCGTTTTGAGCGAATCGAGTCAAGAATTGTCAATCAATCCACGCAAATTTACATTCGCGACGTGTACGATCACACGGTGCAGATTATTGATACCATGGAAAACTATCGCGATATTCTGGCGGCGATGATGGACATTTATCTTTCCAGCGTGAGCAATCGCATGAATGAAATAATGAAAGTCTTGACGATTATTGCGACAATTTTTATCCCGCTGACTTTTATCGCCGGTATTTATGGCATGAATTTCAAGTATATGCCGGAAGTGCGCTGGCATTGGGGCTATCCGGCCGCTTTGTTCGTCATGTTGGTCATTGCAGTGATTATGTTAGTTTATTTTAGAAGAAAGAAGTGGTTATAA